One part of the Solanum dulcamara chromosome 8, daSolDulc1.2, whole genome shotgun sequence genome encodes these proteins:
- the LOC129899397 gene encoding sesquiterpene synthase 12-like codes for MATSSPIKSRPLANFHPTVWGYHFLSYTPQLTEITSQEKVEVDELKETIMKMLVETPDNSTQKLMLIDAMQRLGVAYHFDNEIETSIQNIFDTTMSQLQSGSENDDNLYVVSLRFRLLRQQGHYITSDVFKQFIDQDGKFKETVTNDVQGLLSLYEASHLRVRDEEILEEALTFTTTHLESIVSDLSNNVEVTEALSQPIRKTLPRVGARKYISTYQNDDAHNDLLLKFAKLDFNVLQKLHQRELSELTRWWKDLDFANKCPYARDRLVEGYFWILGVYFEPKYSRARKMMTKVLNMASIIDDTYDAYATFDELVPFTDAIQRWDISLIDSVPPYLRPVYQALLDVYDEIEQVLAKEGKSDRVYYTKYEMKKLVRAYFKEAQWLNDGNYIPKYEEHMENSLVTAGYMMGITSCLVGMEEFIPKETFEWLMNEPLIVRASSLIARAMDDIVGHEAEQQRGHVASGIECYMKEYGASKQEAYAKYHKEVVNGWKDINKELLRPTEVPMFALERGLNFARVIDTLYKEEDGYTNSKGKLKNMINSLLVEPVKI; via the exons ATGGCTACTTCTTCTCCTATTAAGTCCCGTCCCTTAGCAAATTTTCACCCAACGGTTTGGGGATATCACTTCCTTTCTTATACTCCTCAACTCACG GAAATTACTAgccaagaaaaagttgaagttgATGAGTTGAAAGAGACAATTATGAAGATGCTGGTGGAAACTCCTGATAATAGCACACAAAAACTTATGTTGATAGACGCAATGCAACGATTGGGGGTGGCATATCATTTCGATAATGAAATTGAAACAtccattcaaaatatttttgatacgaCAATGTCCCAACTACAGAGTGGGAGTGAGAATGATGATAATCTTTACGTTGTTTCCCTTCGTTTTCGACTACTGAGGCAACAAGGACATTACATTACTTCTG ATGTCTTCAAGCAATTTATCGACCAAGATGGGAAATTCAAGGAAACGGTTACTAATGATGTCCAAGGATTATTAAGTTTGTATGAAGCATCACATCTGAGAGTACGCGATGAGGAGATTCTTGAAGAAGCTCTTACCTTTACCACCACTCATCTCGAGTCTATTGTCTCTGACTTGAGCAATAATGTTGAAGTTACTGAAGCCTTAAGTCAGCCTATTCGCAAGACTTTACCAAGGGTGGGAGCAAGGAAATACATATCCACATACCAAAACGATGATGCACACAATGATTTGCTTTTGAAATTTGCAAAATTGGATTTTAACGTGCTCCAAAAACTTCACCAGAGAGAGCTTAGCGAGCTTACAAG GTGGTGGAAAGATTTGGATTTTGCAAATAAATGTCCATATGCAAGGGACAGACTGGTTGAGGGTTACTTTTGGATATTAGGAGTGTATTTTGAGCCTAAGTATAGTCGTGCCAGAAAAATGATGACAAAAGTACTCAATATGGCCTCAATTATTGATGATACTTATGATGCTTATGCAACCTTTGACGAACTTGTGCCGTTCACTGATGCAATCCAGAG ATGGGACATTAGTCTGATTGATTCAGTGCCGCCATATTTGAGACCTGTCTATCAAGCCCTTCTGGATGTTTATGATGAAATCGAACAAGTGTTGGCTAAAGAAGGTAAATCGGATCGTGTATACTATACAAAATATGAG atgAAGAAATTGGTGAGAGCCTATTTTAAGGAAGCCCAATGGTTGAATGATGGTAACTATATTCCAAAATATGAGGAGCACATGGAGAATTCACTTGTAACTGCTGGCTATATGATGGGAATAACATCTTGTTTGGTCGGTATGGAGGAATTTATACCCAAAGAGACTTTTGAATGGTTGATGAATGAGCCTTTGATAGTTCGAGCTTCCTCATTGATTGCCAGAGCAATGGATGATATTGTTGGACATGAA GCTGAACAACAAAGAGGGCATGTAGCTTCAGGTATTGAATGCTACATGAAAGAATATGGAGCGTCGAAGCAAGAGGCATATGCTAAGTATCATAAAGAAGTTGTCAACGGATGGAAGGACATAAACAAAGAACTCCTTCGTCCAACTGAAGTACCAATGTTTGCTCTCGAACGAGGTCTTAATTTTGCACGTGTGATTGACACTCTATATAAAGAGGAAGATGGATACACAAACTCCAAAGGAAAACTTAAAAACATGATTAACTCATTATTGGTTGAACCTGTCAAGATATGA